A DNA window from Ctenopharyngodon idella isolate HZGC_01 chromosome 8, HZGC01, whole genome shotgun sequence contains the following coding sequences:
- the prkab1b gene encoding 5'-AMP-activated protein kinase subunit beta-1b: MGNTSSERSGAEKANRRESRGGKDGARPKILMDSTEDGDIFQADDAKEFLAWRHDQESDTKAPPEERPTVFRWNGPGKEIYLSGSFNNWASKIPLTKSHNNFVAIIDLPEGEHQYKFYVDGHWILDPKEPVVTNKSGVVNNVIKVRKTDFEVFDALKTDSEKCADVSDLSSSPPGPYHQDAYSTKSEDRLRSPPILPPHLLQVLLNKDTGISCDPTLLPEPNHVMLNHLYALSIKDGVMVLSATHRYKKKYVTTLLYKPI; this comes from the exons ATGGGCAACACCAGCAGTGAGAGAAGCGGAGCGGAGAAGGCGAACAGACGAGAGAGCCGAGGTGGTAAAGATGGAGCTCGACCCAAAATCCTGATGGACAGCACGGAGGACGGAGACATCTTCCAAGCAGATGATGCCAAG GAGTTTCTCGCCTGGCGACATGATCAGGAATCAGATACTAAAGCCCCGCCAGAGGAAAGGCCCACTGTGTTCCGCTGGAATGGTCCAGGGAAAGAGATCTACTTGTCTGGCTCCTTCAACAACTGGGCCAGCAAAATTCCCTTGACTAAGAG TCATAATAATTTTGTGGCAATAATTGACCTGCCTGAAGGAGAACACCAATATAAGTTCTATGTGGATGGACACTGGATATTAGACCCCAAAGAG CCTGTTGTGACTAATAAGTCAGGCGTGGTGAATAATGTCATTAAAGTGAGGAAAACAGACTTTGAGGTTTTCGATGCGCTGAAGACAGACTCTGAGAAATGTGCCGACGTTTCAG ACTTATCCAGCTCCCCACCAGGCCCGTACCATCAGGATGCCTACTCCACCAAATCAGAAGACCGACTGCGCTCTCCACCCATACTCCCTCCACACCTGTTGCAAGTGCTCCTCAACAAAGACACTGGAATCTCT TGTGACCCAACCCTGCTGCCTGAACCAAACCATGTGATGCTCAACCACCTGTACGCCCTATCCATCAAG